In Acidianus brierleyi, one genomic interval encodes:
- a CDS encoding formate--phosphoribosylaminoimidazolecarboxamide ligase family protein, translated as MKIAALASHSALDIFDGAKDEGFDTIALCKKGRERPYLEFKNIVDECILLNDFKEIYSDSIQQKLIYNEAIVVPNRSMAVYLGYDNLENMRTKFFGNKYMLRWEERLGDKNYYKILDEANIKRPKIYKIENIDGPVIVKLPEAKRRVERGFFFAKNKDDFDTKLNKLLKENIINEESLKDMVIEEFILGAYFNINYFNSMLFDRTEIISIDRRIQSDWDSFYKLPADIQLELNKTPRLIEVGHEPATIRESLLEKVFEIGYSFVNATKKLQYPGIIGPFTLQLIVTPELDLVVYDVAPRIGGGTNAYMGIGSQYSKLYFGKPISLGRRIAIEIKEAINNNRLNEITT; from the coding sequence ATGAAAATAGCCGCATTGGCTAGCCATTCTGCCTTAGATATTTTTGATGGAGCAAAGGATGAAGGATTTGATACAATAGCATTATGCAAAAAAGGTAGAGAAAGACCATATTTAGAATTTAAAAATATAGTTGACGAATGTATATTATTAAATGATTTTAAAGAAATATATTCTGATTCAATTCAACAGAAATTAATCTACAATGAGGCCATAGTGGTCCCTAATAGAAGTATGGCAGTCTATCTAGGATATGATAACTTAGAAAATATGAGAACGAAATTTTTTGGAAATAAATATATGTTAAGGTGGGAAGAAAGATTAGGAGACAAAAATTATTATAAAATTCTTGATGAAGCCAATATAAAGAGGCCCAAAATATATAAAATCGAAAATATTGACGGGCCAGTTATAGTTAAATTACCAGAAGCAAAAAGGCGTGTAGAAAGAGGATTCTTTTTCGCAAAAAATAAGGACGATTTTGATACCAAGTTAAATAAATTATTGAAAGAAAATATAATAAATGAAGAAAGCTTAAAAGATATGGTAATTGAAGAATTTATATTAGGAGCATATTTTAATATAAATTATTTTAATAGTATGTTATTTGATAGAACTGAAATAATAAGTATAGATAGAAGAATTCAAAGCGATTGGGATTCATTTTATAAACTACCTGCAGATATTCAGTTAGAACTTAATAAAACTCCTAGATTAATAGAGGTTGGACATGAACCTGCTACTATTCGAGAAAGTCTTCTAGAAAAAGTTTTTGAGATAGGATATTCATTTGTAAATGCTACAAAGAAGTTACAATATCCCGGAATAATAGGTCCATTTACACTACAACTTATCGTAACACCAGAGTTAGATCTGGTAGTATATGACGTAGCTCCTAGAATTGGAGGAGGCACAAACGCATATATGGGTATAGGAAGTCAATACTCAAAGCTATATTTTGGAAAACCTATTAGTTTAGGTAGAAGAATTGCAATAGAAATTAAAGAAGCAATAAATAACAACAGACTAAATGAAATTACTACATAA
- a CDS encoding formate--phosphoribosylaminoimidazolecarboxamide ligase, giving the protein MFITTLGSHSSLQILHGAKEEKFNTAIITDAKRESFYKRFTFIDKYLVYDNFDEAVNHINSINNSIFVPHGSLIEYLGMDRVSKIKVPIFGNRNLFEWESNQKKKMSLLEKSNIKIPESFESIEDVDRLVIVKLPGAKGGKGYFLARNKSELKNGINTLLEKNIIKNLDEIIIQEYVIGIPMYFQFFYSPILKRVELTGIDIRYESNIDGLKRLPWGNETEPTFVVAGNIPVVARESILPKAYEYADNFVETTKNIVPPGIIGPFSLESVVTDNLDIIVFEFSGRIVAGTNLYINGSPYSWLYWNEPMCVGKRIARELNIAIQQSKLDVVTT; this is encoded by the coding sequence ATGTTTATTACAACATTAGGAAGTCATTCGTCATTACAAATTTTACACGGTGCAAAAGAAGAGAAATTCAATACAGCCATAATAACTGATGCTAAACGAGAGAGCTTTTACAAAAGATTTACTTTTATTGATAAATATCTAGTTTATGATAATTTTGATGAAGCAGTAAATCACATAAATTCAATAAATAATTCCATTTTCGTACCACATGGGAGCTTAATAGAATACTTAGGAATGGATAGAGTAAGTAAAATAAAAGTTCCAATTTTTGGTAATAGAAATTTATTCGAATGGGAATCAAATCAAAAGAAAAAAATGAGCTTACTTGAGAAATCAAACATAAAAATTCCAGAATCATTTGAAAGTATAGAAGACGTAGATAGATTAGTTATAGTTAAACTACCTGGCGCTAAAGGAGGTAAGGGATATTTTTTAGCTAGAAATAAATCTGAGTTAAAGAATGGAATTAACACGCTATTAGAAAAAAATATTATAAAAAACTTGGATGAAATTATTATTCAAGAATATGTTATAGGTATACCAATGTATTTCCAGTTTTTTTATAGCCCAATTCTTAAGAGAGTAGAATTAACTGGTATAGATATAAGATATGAATCTAATATAGACGGATTAAAAAGATTGCCATGGGGAAACGAAACAGAACCAACATTCGTTGTAGCAGGCAATATTCCAGTAGTGGCTAGAGAAAGTATATTACCTAAGGCATATGAATACGCTGATAATTTTGTAGAAACTACTAAAAATATTGTTCCTCCTGGTATTATTGGGCCTTTCTCTTTGGAGTCAGTAGTGACAGATAATCTTGATATAATAGTTTTTGAGTTCTCTGGTAGGATAGTTGCTGGAACTAACTTATATATAAACGGAAGTCCGTATTCATGGCTTTATTGGAATGAACCGATGTGTGTAGGAAAGAGAATAGCAAGAGAATTAAATATAGCAATCCAACAAAGTAAATTGGATGTGGTTACGACATGA
- the purB gene encoding adenylosuccinate lyase: MDDVCPLEWRYGSNEMRHLFSRDHIIKTRIDVEIALLKALQKLGYVTVDDIKKVIEESNNIRIEEIDKLEEKLGHDVMAMVVALAEKSGDSGKFIHFGATSYDIVDTAYAIIFRDAINIIYNKLTKIIDRLSELSDKYRNTIMVGRTHGQHALPITLGFKFANYVYELTRSLLRILESKERLIRGKMSGAVGTMAAWNGYGIKIEEYVMKELDLEPHVISTQIAPRDGFAEIVSDLAILGSQLDRLALEIRELMRPEISELKEGVGNRIGSSTMPQKENPVTAEKISGLAKILRGFVVSELENIPLWHERDLTNSSSERIIISHSFIIIDEMLDSALEVLSNIIINKENMERNLSISNGLIMAESLMINLTLKGMPRHKAHELVSRLSKNVRLSNKSLEEVALEDPTVRSFFSESEIKNILDYRKYLGQINDLIDRSLEYYKDVLNRDNLKSVNAK; the protein is encoded by the coding sequence ATGGACGACGTATGCCCTTTAGAGTGGCGATATGGGAGTAACGAAATGCGACATTTATTTTCTAGAGATCATATAATAAAGACTAGAATAGACGTAGAAATAGCATTACTTAAAGCGTTACAAAAACTAGGTTATGTTACTGTCGATGATATAAAAAAGGTAATAGAAGAGTCAAATAATATAAGAATTGAGGAGATAGACAAATTAGAAGAGAAATTAGGTCATGATGTAATGGCAATGGTCGTGGCATTAGCCGAAAAGTCTGGCGATAGTGGGAAATTTATTCATTTTGGAGCTACTAGTTATGACATAGTAGATACGGCGTATGCAATTATATTTAGAGATGCAATTAACATTATATATAATAAATTAACTAAAATAATAGATAGACTAAGCGAACTATCAGATAAATACAGAAATACTATAATGGTAGGTAGAACCCATGGTCAGCACGCATTACCTATAACTCTTGGATTTAAATTTGCTAACTATGTCTACGAACTAACTAGATCCTTACTTAGAATACTAGAAAGTAAAGAAAGACTGATTAGAGGCAAGATGTCGGGCGCTGTAGGTACTATGGCAGCGTGGAACGGATATGGTATAAAAATAGAAGAATATGTAATGAAAGAATTAGATCTAGAACCTCATGTAATTTCTACTCAAATTGCGCCTAGAGACGGCTTTGCAGAAATAGTTTCCGATTTAGCTATACTAGGTTCTCAACTGGATCGATTAGCTCTAGAAATTAGAGAATTAATGAGACCAGAAATTTCCGAATTAAAAGAAGGAGTTGGAAACAGAATAGGTAGTAGTACTATGCCCCAAAAAGAAAATCCAGTTACTGCTGAAAAAATTAGTGGTTTAGCTAAAATTCTTAGAGGTTTTGTAGTTTCAGAACTAGAAAATATTCCATTATGGCATGAAAGAGATCTTACTAACAGTTCTTCAGAACGAATAATAATTTCGCATTCGTTTATAATAATAGACGAAATGTTAGACAGCGCACTAGAAGTTCTTAGTAATATAATAATTAACAAAGAAAATATGGAAAGAAACTTAAGTATATCTAATGGTCTTATAATGGCTGAAAGTCTAATGATAAATCTTACATTGAAAGGAATGCCTAGACATAAGGCGCACGAGTTAGTTTCTAGGCTCTCTAAAAATGTAAGACTATCTAATAAATCCCTTGAAGAAGTAGCGTTAGAAGATCCAACTGTAAGAAGTTTCTTTTCTGAGAGTGAAATAAAAAATATTCTAGATTATAGAAAATATTTAGGCCAAATTAATGATTTGATAGATAGATCACTAGAGTATTATAAGGACGTGTTAAATCGCGATAATTTAAAAAGTGTAAATGCAAAATGA
- a CDS encoding thiamine-phosphate kinase → MKLKDLGEHNFISDIISKYLGKDVNSDVFIQGNKVYKLDGFQLSYTLPFMDYYDIGWKAVTGTISDIIFSLASPNIVMVSLGLSNDMEVNDAEKIIKGIYDASIYYHARYVGGDTNNSSSSGWIDVAGIGDLLCNEHPQIDKGDVIVVTNKIGFTSNFFISYLSNFKIPIFHDSLVKISHPVVNTHLPRVLQRFCGAISYSTDISDGLVITLYNIIQRFSVGIKLDRIPINDVIANMLKTYGYSIFDILKFSGEEYEGIFVVKEKNYEEFVNALSIIGYSPMEIGRVDGSNSLIYNDKKLNETGWDNFKGWF, encoded by the coding sequence ATGAAACTAAAAGATCTAGGAGAACATAATTTTATCTCAGATATTATTTCAAAGTATTTGGGAAAAGATGTAAATTCGGACGTATTTATTCAAGGGAATAAGGTATATAAGCTGGATGGATTTCAGTTATCATATACTCTTCCTTTTATGGATTATTACGATATAGGTTGGAAAGCCGTTACTGGGACTATTAGCGACATTATATTTTCTTTAGCTTCTCCAAATATAGTAATGGTATCATTAGGTTTATCTAATGATATGGAAGTAAATGATGCAGAGAAAATTATCAAAGGTATTTATGACGCTTCTATTTATTATCACGCTAGATATGTAGGCGGAGATACTAACAATAGCTCCTCATCAGGTTGGATAGATGTTGCAGGTATAGGCGATTTGCTTTGCAACGAGCATCCACAAATAGATAAAGGAGATGTTATCGTTGTAACAAATAAGATTGGTTTTACGTCAAATTTTTTTATATCTTATCTATCTAATTTTAAAATACCTATTTTTCATGATTCACTAGTGAAAATTTCGCATCCAGTTGTAAATACACATTTACCAAGAGTATTACAAAGATTTTGTGGTGCGATATCCTATTCTACAGATATAAGTGATGGATTAGTAATTACATTATATAATATTATCCAAAGATTTAGTGTAGGCATAAAATTAGACAGAATACCTATAAATGACGTAATAGCTAATATGCTTAAAACATACGGATATAGCATTTTTGATATTTTAAAATTCTCTGGGGAAGAGTATGAAGGAATATTTGTAGTTAAAGAAAAGAATTATGAAGAATTTGTTAATGCGCTTAGCATAATAGGCTATAGTCCAATGGAAATAGGTAGAGTAGATGGCAGTAATAGCTTGATATACAACGATAAGAAGTTAAATGAGACCGGTTGGGATAATTTTAAGGGTTGGTTTTAA
- the tes gene encoding tetraether lipid synthase Tes, which yields MAQAEQTKNQGFRLLPAPSKFENGVVKFGDREIKIGGPLPKLATNEKLIRVTHSLCPVCYRLLPATIFEKDEKMYIRKVCPDHGEFEDLYYGDVGMYYKFDYWEYEGKGPKVPYVDLQSPCPFNCGLCPMHHQHSALVNLVITNRCDQACWYCFFFAEKAGYVFEPTLDQIKYMVDQLKRQDITLVIQVTGGEPTLREDIVEVIKLLRENGVKHIQLNSWGGTFAKLYLEDPDKAIKYAVALREAGVNTVYMSFDGTNRKTNPKNHWEIPYTLEAFRRAGMTSVVLVPTVIKTVNDNDLGNIVKFAAKNLDVVRAVNFQPVSLTGMMKRNMRAKFRITIPEVLKNIEDQTDGEVTRDSWYPIGTSVVFSRLVEALTGKEQFEMANHPSCGAGTYIYVEWKNNEPHFIPISKFIDLEGLLEYFKEKADELKEGASKYWVGMKILANIKKFIDKEKGPKDFDVFKMLYSVVMNHNYEALGEWHYRTLFLGTMHFMDLYNYDIQRVMRCDIHYVTPDGRVIPFCTYNVLNDLYRDKVLKEYQIPLEDWIKKYGENSIGDSTKYKRMASMLEKGEIYKETYKGFI from the coding sequence ATGGCACAAGCAGAACAGACGAAAAATCAAGGATTTAGATTATTACCTGCTCCGTCAAAATTCGAAAATGGAGTAGTAAAATTTGGTGATAGAGAAATAAAAATTGGCGGGCCTTTGCCTAAGCTTGCTACTAATGAGAAGTTAATTAGGGTTACTCACTCATTATGTCCAGTATGCTATAGGCTTTTGCCAGCAACTATTTTTGAAAAAGACGAAAAGATGTATATAAGAAAAGTGTGCCCAGATCATGGAGAATTTGAGGATTTGTACTATGGAGACGTAGGGATGTACTATAAGTTCGATTACTGGGAATATGAAGGAAAAGGACCTAAGGTTCCTTATGTTGATCTTCAATCTCCATGTCCTTTTAACTGCGGTTTATGTCCAATGCATCATCAACACTCAGCTCTAGTCAATCTTGTAATAACTAATAGATGTGATCAAGCATGTTGGTATTGCTTTTTCTTTGCTGAAAAGGCCGGTTACGTGTTTGAACCAACATTAGACCAAATAAAATATATGGTAGATCAATTAAAGAGACAAGATATAACATTAGTTATTCAAGTTACTGGCGGAGAGCCTACATTAAGAGAGGATATAGTAGAAGTAATAAAATTACTAAGAGAGAATGGAGTAAAGCACATTCAGTTAAATTCCTGGGGAGGTACTTTCGCTAAATTGTATTTAGAAGATCCAGATAAGGCTATAAAATACGCGGTAGCTCTAAGAGAAGCGGGCGTAAATACCGTTTATATGAGTTTTGATGGTACTAACAGAAAGACTAATCCTAAGAACCATTGGGAAATTCCGTATACTTTAGAAGCGTTTAGAAGAGCAGGAATGACTAGTGTTGTTTTAGTTCCTACTGTAATAAAGACTGTAAATGATAATGATCTAGGCAACATTGTAAAATTCGCAGCAAAGAATCTCGATGTAGTGAGGGCTGTAAACTTCCAACCAGTTAGTCTCACAGGGATGATGAAAAGAAATATGAGAGCTAAATTCAGGATAACTATTCCGGAGGTTTTAAAGAATATAGAGGATCAAACAGATGGTGAAGTAACTAGAGATAGTTGGTACCCTATAGGTACTTCCGTAGTATTTTCAAGGCTAGTTGAAGCATTAACTGGCAAAGAACAATTTGAAATGGCTAACCATCCAAGTTGTGGAGCTGGAACATACATTTATGTAGAATGGAAGAATAATGAACCTCACTTTATACCTATATCAAAGTTTATAGACCTTGAAGGTTTGCTTGAGTACTTTAAAGAAAAAGCTGACGAGCTTAAGGAAGGTGCCAGTAAATATTGGGTTGGGATGAAAATACTAGCTAACATAAAGAAATTTATAGATAAAGAAAAAGGACCTAAAGACTTTGATGTATTTAAGATGCTTTACAGTGTAGTAATGAATCATAATTATGAGGCATTAGGCGAATGGCATTATAGAACATTATTCTTAGGTACTATGCACTTTATGGATCTCTATAACTACGATATACAAAGAGTGATGAGATGCGACATACATTATGTAACACCTGATGGTAGAGTAATACCATTCTGTACCTACAATGTTTTAAATGATTTATATAGAGACAAAGTACTAAAGGAATATCAAATTCCATTAGAGGATTGGATAAAGAAGTATGGAGAAAATAGTATAGGTGATTCAACAAAATATAAGAGGATGGCAAGCATGTTGGAAAAAGGCGAAATATATAAGGAGACATATAAAGGATTTATTTGA
- a CDS encoding 2,5-diamino-6-(ribosylamino)-4(3H)-pyrimidinone 5'-phosphate reductase, with protein sequence MNKPYIIIFSTVSIDGRLAAKDFYSELSCKYDKIRQHILRSEVDAVLVGGNTVRKDNPSLKLKYVKGKDPVRVVVSKSFNLDINSKIFIIPPQTIVYTEKDNCILKDKLISRGIIVRIINNITICKIMNDLYENFAIRKIMIEGGGNTIWNAIKENCYDEIRVTISSRIFGNGINLANGEGFNGEESPRLQLVDAKICECNNEIHLIYKKFK encoded by the coding sequence ATGAATAAGCCATATATTATAATATTTAGCACTGTTTCTATAGATGGGAGGCTAGCAGCAAAGGATTTTTATAGTGAACTTAGTTGCAAATATGATAAGATAAGACAGCATATTCTAAGATCAGAAGTAGATGCAGTACTAGTTGGCGGAAATACAGTAAGAAAAGACAATCCATCGCTGAAGTTAAAATATGTAAAAGGAAAAGATCCGGTAAGAGTTGTAGTATCAAAGTCCTTTAATTTGGATATAAATTCAAAAATCTTTATAATACCGCCTCAAACAATAGTATATACAGAAAAAGACAATTGTATATTGAAAGATAAACTAATATCTAGGGGTATAATAGTACGAATTATCAACAATATCACCATATGTAAAATTATGAACGATCTATATGAAAATTTTGCTATAAGAAAAATAATGATAGAAGGTGGAGGTAATACAATATGGAATGCTATTAAAGAAAATTGCTATGATGAGATCAGAGTAACTATCTCATCTAGAATATTTGGAAATGGAATTAACTTGGCTAATGGTGAAGGCTTTAATGGTGAAGAGTCTCCAAGGTTACAACTAGTAGATGCAAAAATATGCGAGTGTAATAATGAAATCCATTTAATATATAAAAAATTCAAATAA